One segment of Niveibacterium microcysteis DNA contains the following:
- a CDS encoding type II secretion system protein, translated as MSPRSLYNQQGFSLLEAIVALTLVATLGAGLFAWMNSSLSSLNRVRDASIERSARLNILEYCKSINPMNRPAGEHDFGAYRIEWTSQLKEPAMDAIGFPSGRGNFQVGFYDLKVQAVRAGSPWFLLELDQVGYRRVRQALLPGWSPAE; from the coding sequence ATGTCTCCTCGCTCGCTTTACAACCAGCAAGGCTTCTCACTGCTTGAAGCCATTGTTGCACTGACGTTGGTCGCCACCTTGGGGGCGGGGCTGTTCGCCTGGATGAATAGCAGTCTCTCTTCGCTGAATCGTGTGCGTGATGCCAGCATTGAGCGCTCGGCCCGACTCAACATTCTCGAATACTGCAAGAGCATTAATCCGATGAATCGGCCAGCGGGCGAGCACGATTTTGGCGCCTACCGGATCGAATGGACGAGCCAACTTAAGGAGCCAGCGATGGATGCCATTGGCTTCCCCTCGGGGCGAGGAAACTTTCAGGTCGGGTTCTACGATCTCAAAGTTCAGGCGGTCAGGGCTGGTTCGCCGTGGTTCTTGCTTGAACTCGACCAAGTTGGATATCGGCGCGTACGGCAAGCCCTTCTACCGGGATGGTCCCCTGCCGAATGA
- a CDS encoding type II secretion system F family protein codes for MEIKYRAIDASGAEVSGQLTADSESQAIDLLTERGLVPLSVNVARERVSRRAGNRAATSAQRALAIREVATLLTSGVGLVEAIENLAHAHRNDSIGAAFSDLKVRLLAGESFSSSLAALPVEFPDYVYVLARTGELTGKLGPSLHDAADQMDYDEQTRQEARNALVYPAILIATGIGAVMLIFAVVVPRFAGMLKNPKADLPTISVWVLQGGVFFREHMLPIFAALVVLGILLARALKQRDSRNRMLNLAASLPFLGPWVESMTVARWSSILAVLVENRVPIIDALEQARASSVLTNFSHRLDLAQRDVKAGKRLADALELHRVVDPTGVSMVRVGERSGELGRMLKGVASYWTGVNRNRMKRLLALIEPVTILIIGAAIGIIMVGIMLAIASLSNLTI; via the coding sequence GTGGAGATCAAGTATCGTGCGATTGACGCTTCTGGGGCTGAGGTGTCTGGGCAGCTCACGGCCGATTCCGAGTCGCAGGCAATCGATCTCCTGACTGAACGGGGGCTTGTTCCCTTGAGTGTCAACGTGGCTCGCGAGCGCGTCTCCCGCCGCGCAGGCAATCGGGCTGCAACGTCTGCTCAGCGCGCCTTGGCCATCCGTGAGGTTGCCACGCTACTGACTTCGGGCGTTGGTCTGGTGGAGGCAATCGAGAATCTTGCACATGCACATCGGAACGACAGTATTGGTGCTGCTTTCTCCGATTTGAAAGTGCGCTTGCTTGCTGGCGAGAGCTTTTCTTCCTCGCTGGCAGCGCTGCCTGTCGAGTTTCCCGATTATGTCTACGTTCTGGCGCGCACGGGCGAACTGACAGGGAAGCTTGGCCCATCCTTGCACGATGCGGCGGATCAGATGGATTACGACGAGCAGACGCGGCAGGAGGCGAGAAACGCGCTCGTTTACCCAGCAATTCTGATCGCGACGGGCATTGGTGCCGTAATGCTGATTTTTGCGGTCGTCGTGCCCAGATTCGCCGGCATGCTGAAGAATCCGAAGGCGGACTTGCCAACCATCTCGGTCTGGGTGCTGCAGGGCGGCGTTTTCTTTCGCGAGCATATGCTGCCCATCTTCGCCGCCTTGGTCGTGCTCGGAATTCTTCTTGCGCGTGCGCTCAAGCAGCGCGATAGCCGCAATCGCATGTTGAACCTTGCGGCCTCGCTGCCTTTCCTTGGGCCGTGGGTTGAGTCCATGACAGTCGCGCGCTGGAGCTCGATTCTGGCCGTACTCGTCGAGAATCGAGTGCCGATTATCGACGCACTTGAACAAGCTCGCGCTTCATCCGTCCTCACAAACTTCTCGCATCGACTTGATCTGGCGCAGCGAGACGTAAAAGCGGGGAAACGCTTGGCCGACGCCCTCGAGTTGCACCGTGTTGTGGACCCGACTGGCGTCAGTATGGTCCGGGTTGGAGAGCGTTCTGGTGAACTTGGCCGCATGCTTAAGGGCGTCGCCAGCTACTGGACCGGCGTCAATCGCAACCGTATGAAACGATTGCTTGCACTGATCGAGCCGGTGACCATTCTGATCATTGGTGCCGCGATTGGTATCATCATGGTCGGGATCATGCTTGCGATCGCGAGCCTGAGCAATCTGACGATTTAG
- a CDS encoding thiosulfate oxidation carrier protein SoxY: MPTDSVTKFPAELDPTLPTLPKGLFDALGVQAAMSALGASSAQESPRILLDVPDIYDRTAAIPVRIKAALPSVEAVVLLHERESKPVLAGFAMRPVQDAEFFFAISAKKTGVVKALVKSEGKWFFAQKTLRLATESWR, encoded by the coding sequence GTGCCTACTGACTCTGTCACGAAATTCCCGGCGGAGCTTGATCCGACCCTGCCGACCCTTCCGAAAGGACTCTTCGACGCCCTAGGCGTTCAGGCCGCCATGTCGGCTCTAGGAGCATCTTCTGCTCAGGAGAGCCCCAGAATCCTGCTTGATGTTCCGGACATCTATGACCGCACGGCTGCGATTCCTGTGCGCATCAAGGCGGCGCTGCCCTCTGTGGAAGCGGTAGTGCTGCTTCATGAGCGGGAGAGCAAGCCCGTGTTGGCGGGATTTGCAATGCGCCCCGTTCAGGATGCCGAGTTTTTCTTCGCCATCTCGGCGAAAAAGACTGGCGTGGTCAAGGCTCTCGTAAAGTCGGAAGGCAAATGGTTCTTCGCTCAGAAAACGCTACGCTTGGCAACGGAATCGTGGAGGTAA
- the gspG gene encoding type II secretion system major pseudopilin GspG — protein sequence MRVRASQGFTLLEMLVVLVIIGLLASLVGPKLFTKVDSSKVQTAETQVKMLKGALETMRLDTGTFPTTEQGLAALNKAPDDAKAKSKWKGPYLDEDIPADPWGNAYVYRTPGPDGRPFYLYSLGADGKEGGEGIDADVGIAPTRKAQ from the coding sequence ATGCGCGTGCGCGCTTCTCAAGGCTTCACTCTGCTCGAGATGTTGGTTGTGCTGGTCATCATCGGGCTTCTCGCCAGTTTGGTCGGGCCCAAGCTTTTCACTAAGGTCGACTCTTCTAAAGTCCAGACTGCTGAAACGCAGGTCAAGATGCTCAAAGGGGCGCTTGAGACGATGCGGCTTGATACGGGCACCTTTCCGACCACGGAACAAGGACTCGCTGCACTGAACAAGGCGCCCGACGACGCCAAGGCGAAGTCCAAGTGGAAAGGCCCGTACCTGGACGAAGATATCCCAGCGGATCCATGGGGCAACGCCTACGTTTATCGCACGCCCGGGCCTGATGGCCGCCCGTTCTATCTCTACTCGCTCGGCGCTGATGGCAAGGAAGGCGGCGAGGGCATTGATGCCGATGTCGGAATCGCGCCCACACGCAAGGCGCAGTAA
- a CDS encoding general secretion pathway protein GspK: protein MLALTLGVLAAVMFVAAYLAESLSLSLQTAQIESDRARAEELLFSARAEALYRMSTQRRSSYGMGSAANPVKLDGTPYHQTDDVVVAYQDARGLISLSGAPPAWLRLLLLSVGAAPNEVDPLLDVLNDYIDTDNLRRVNGAEADDYAVLGLPPPANRALISAAELRRLPRWQDHPAIWKNGLADLVAVVPSQLFNPNTAPAGALRAVPGVTPESAAVLMDLRKAGRQIGLAELESIGGATINALYSPVSTFPSDTLFVTHWPPGQAWGMRMAITITPASLYGPWRILYIDRVDSRPTAPARSAFPNLPPRGGDADASAAPLLPGGGIGP, encoded by the coding sequence GTGCTGGCCCTGACACTTGGAGTGCTGGCCGCAGTCATGTTCGTTGCCGCATATCTCGCAGAAAGCCTGAGCCTTTCGCTGCAGACGGCCCAGATTGAAAGCGATCGCGCCCGCGCCGAAGAACTCTTGTTCTCTGCTCGTGCCGAGGCGCTTTATCGCATGTCAACCCAGCGCCGAAGTAGCTACGGAATGGGCTCCGCCGCCAACCCGGTCAAGCTTGACGGCACGCCTTACCATCAGACCGATGACGTCGTTGTTGCCTATCAGGACGCGCGCGGCCTTATCAGCCTCTCCGGCGCACCGCCGGCATGGCTTCGACTGCTGCTGCTCTCGGTTGGCGCAGCGCCGAATGAAGTCGATCCGCTGCTCGACGTGTTGAACGACTACATCGACACAGACAACCTTCGCCGCGTAAACGGTGCTGAGGCGGACGACTATGCCGTCCTGGGCCTGCCACCGCCGGCGAACAGGGCGCTGATTTCGGCCGCAGAATTGCGCCGGCTCCCTCGCTGGCAAGATCACCCCGCCATCTGGAAGAACGGCCTCGCCGATCTTGTGGCGGTGGTTCCTTCGCAGCTCTTTAACCCCAATACCGCGCCAGCAGGCGCTTTGCGCGCTGTGCCCGGGGTGACCCCCGAAAGCGCCGCCGTCCTGATGGACCTGCGCAAGGCGGGGCGCCAGATCGGCCTCGCTGAGCTGGAGTCCATCGGGGGTGCCACCATCAATGCGTTATACTCGCCCGTTTCGACGTTTCCTTCTGATACGCTTTTCGTCACCCATTGGCCCCCCGGGCAGGCTTGGGGGATGCGGATGGCGATCACCATTACTCCCGCGAGTCTTTATGGCCCTTGGCGTATCCTCTACATCGACCGGGTCGATTCCCGTCCGACAGCGCCTGCGCGGAGTGCTTTCCCGAATCTTCCTCCTCGCGGGGGCGATGCGGACGCTTCAGCGGCCCCGCTGCTTCCTGGTGGCGGCATCGGCCCCTGA
- a CDS encoding glycosyltransferase: MNEQASLVNTPAWWNEYFKSEWDRYDGGSQTRAFMLALIEGLSPAERKWLGEADRRILDWGCALGQGVDELSRAFPSAVVMGLDVAELAVARASESYPSYQFASSPERLPSANAIFCSNCLEHFEAPIEVAHRIAGMAGEFLAILVPYAEAPLSEFHLASFSETSWPSRLERLERIRIAVIDVPTSAWPSGKQLLAIYGSPECRRELLALEASEKEKSKWEAYYRDLPDHDIDAPTAEFNQQLVKAIKGLLPQGARVLEAGCGGGNQSVALARDGGFNVAVLDFSPAALNHASRQFARAGVVGELIEDDAFALRSPDYDLVFNSGVLEHYTVEEQARFLRGMASRSRKYVLVLVPNRACYWYWVWRIIKTSREGWPFGREVPTSDLSEAFYLAGLKYLGHAFMGESWTESFIRSLPDCEPATRDLLCEIHRSGVIPDFSRGYLFAALGCIQEYDPGQLSYPWRSDLFGQGPDVTEVLATLGDALAARLSADNSKRKEELAHRESVLRLGGDNSKLVSEVVELSRLLADSRIHAERIDGELQRVRSNLESVLSSREALLAQQSEAHRITLDALSEARARIGVMQAQIEDVSKWAKGLEAHPLRFFFKRNVAKVTRAAFRALPVPPALKAGLRSLYGRMRQRYQAPVAAVPAVVPTLVPQVVLPAASGRDVFVFGIIDWHFRIQRPQHIARQLARRGHRVFFVSPAFVDSQEPGFALERLDSDLPLYQVRLHAAGSPAIYGEVPSEPLLDTLQNGLARWMLETRSTATIGIVEHAFWGALAAALPNTKTVYDCMDHHEGFGGVPDGVVELERRLIREADLVVTSSAWLEHEVGARARQNITIRNAGDFDHFSVVPEKVIRDVAGRRIVGYFGAIAEWFDVDLFERLILAFPQCLFVLIGNDTVGAGRRLNRYDNVMMLGERPYTELPLHLHGFDVCLLPFKIIPLTLATNPVKVYEYLAAGKPVVATQLPEMSQFSSLVYCADSAEAFEAALREALSGEGETSELIDRRIAFAASNTWAERARVLIEATEAIPAPRVSVIVLCYNNLALTKACLASVLERSDYPNLELIVVDNASTDGTPDFLRTFANQHPSAIVILNEKNLGYAAGNNVGIHAATGDYIVLLNNDTVVTTGWVRTLVRHFERTPGIGLLGPVTNSIGNEAKIDIAYDSLEHMEGMSQCYTLAHAGRSRPMRTLAFFCVMLPRAAIDRCGVLCEDYGLGWFEDDDYCRRIEKAGFALRLAEDVFVHHEHSASFGRLPEGERRRLFERNKQIYEEKWGPWAPHEYR, encoded by the coding sequence ATGAATGAGCAAGCCTCTCTCGTAAATACACCTGCATGGTGGAATGAGTATTTCAAGAGCGAATGGGACCGTTATGATGGTGGCTCGCAGACGCGAGCCTTCATGCTCGCTCTGATCGAGGGGTTGAGCCCGGCGGAGCGGAAGTGGCTCGGCGAAGCTGATCGCCGGATTCTTGACTGGGGCTGCGCGTTGGGGCAGGGTGTTGACGAACTATCGAGAGCCTTCCCGTCAGCCGTGGTAATGGGGTTGGATGTTGCCGAACTCGCGGTCGCGCGAGCCTCGGAATCGTACCCGTCTTACCAATTCGCCAGTAGCCCCGAGCGGCTTCCCTCGGCCAACGCGATCTTCTGCAGCAATTGTCTTGAGCATTTTGAGGCGCCAATCGAGGTGGCCCATCGCATTGCTGGAATGGCAGGGGAGTTTCTCGCCATCCTTGTCCCCTATGCTGAGGCGCCGCTATCGGAGTTCCACCTCGCGTCGTTTAGCGAGACCAGCTGGCCGTCACGTCTAGAGAGGCTGGAACGAATTCGGATAGCAGTGATCGATGTGCCGACTTCAGCTTGGCCAAGCGGAAAGCAGTTGTTAGCGATTTACGGATCGCCTGAATGCCGTCGAGAGCTGTTGGCGCTGGAGGCTTCAGAAAAAGAGAAGTCCAAGTGGGAAGCCTATTACCGTGATTTACCGGACCACGATATAGACGCGCCGACCGCCGAGTTTAATCAACAGCTAGTCAAAGCGATCAAAGGCTTGCTCCCGCAGGGGGCGCGAGTGCTGGAAGCTGGTTGCGGCGGAGGCAATCAGAGTGTCGCATTGGCTCGCGATGGCGGGTTTAACGTCGCGGTGCTCGATTTCTCGCCGGCGGCGCTCAATCATGCGTCCCGCCAGTTCGCGCGCGCGGGGGTCGTCGGTGAATTGATCGAGGATGATGCTTTCGCCTTGCGTAGCCCAGACTACGACCTCGTTTTTAATTCCGGTGTTTTGGAGCACTACACGGTAGAAGAGCAGGCGCGTTTCTTGCGGGGGATGGCCAGCAGAAGTCGCAAATATGTTTTGGTTCTCGTCCCCAATCGCGCCTGTTATTGGTACTGGGTTTGGAGGATTATCAAGACCTCCCGCGAGGGTTGGCCGTTTGGGCGAGAGGTGCCTACCTCTGATCTTTCCGAGGCCTTCTACCTGGCGGGTCTTAAGTATCTAGGTCACGCCTTCATGGGCGAGTCGTGGACAGAGAGCTTTATACGTTCGCTTCCTGACTGCGAGCCAGCTACTCGCGATCTGTTGTGCGAGATTCACCGTAGTGGTGTTATCCCGGATTTCTCACGTGGCTATCTGTTTGCCGCTCTGGGCTGCATCCAGGAATATGACCCTGGCCAGCTTTCCTATCCGTGGCGCAGCGACTTGTTTGGTCAAGGGCCGGACGTGACCGAGGTATTGGCAACATTGGGCGATGCGCTAGCCGCTCGGCTCTCTGCCGATAATTCGAAGAGGAAGGAAGAGTTAGCGCATCGAGAGAGCGTGTTGCGACTTGGAGGCGATAATTCAAAACTCGTAAGCGAAGTCGTCGAGCTATCAAGGTTATTGGCGGATAGCCGGATTCACGCCGAGCGAATTGATGGAGAGCTGCAACGCGTTCGGTCGAATCTGGAGTCGGTATTGTCGTCTCGTGAGGCTTTACTCGCGCAGCAGTCCGAGGCCCATCGTATAACGTTGGATGCACTGTCTGAGGCTCGGGCGCGCATTGGCGTGATGCAAGCTCAGATCGAGGATGTGTCAAAGTGGGCAAAGGGCTTGGAAGCGCATCCGTTGCGTTTTTTCTTCAAGCGAAACGTGGCCAAGGTGACGCGCGCGGCGTTCCGGGCGCTTCCGGTTCCGCCTGCGCTTAAGGCTGGCTTGCGAAGCCTGTATGGGCGCATGCGTCAACGATACCAGGCTCCAGTTGCTGCTGTTCCAGCAGTGGTGCCAACCTTGGTGCCTCAGGTTGTGCTGCCAGCGGCGTCGGGTCGTGATGTATTCGTATTTGGCATCATTGATTGGCACTTTCGCATTCAGCGGCCTCAACACATCGCACGCCAGCTCGCGCGGCGCGGCCACCGTGTGTTCTTTGTTTCACCAGCCTTTGTTGATAGTCAGGAGCCTGGTTTCGCGCTTGAACGGCTTGACTCGGACTTGCCTCTCTACCAAGTGCGTCTTCATGCGGCCGGTAGTCCGGCAATTTACGGCGAGGTGCCTTCGGAACCTTTGCTAGACACGCTGCAGAACGGTCTGGCGCGGTGGATGCTAGAGACTCGGTCCACCGCCACGATCGGCATAGTGGAGCACGCCTTCTGGGGGGCGTTAGCAGCGGCCTTGCCCAATACAAAGACCGTGTACGACTGTATGGATCACCATGAGGGGTTTGGAGGTGTTCCAGATGGCGTTGTCGAACTCGAACGTCGTTTGATTCGCGAGGCCGATTTGGTCGTCACATCCAGCGCGTGGCTTGAGCACGAGGTTGGTGCTCGCGCGCGGCAAAACATCACTATCCGTAACGCCGGCGATTTCGATCATTTTTCTGTCGTCCCTGAGAAGGTCATTCGCGACGTCGCAGGTCGCCGGATAGTTGGATACTTTGGCGCTATTGCGGAGTGGTTCGATGTCGACCTCTTCGAGCGGCTCATTCTTGCCTTTCCTCAATGCTTGTTTGTTCTGATCGGCAACGACACTGTTGGTGCGGGAAGGCGACTGAATCGTTACGATAATGTCATGATGCTCGGCGAGCGTCCCTATACCGAATTGCCTCTGCATCTGCACGGATTCGATGTTTGCTTACTGCCCTTCAAGATCATTCCGCTCACCCTTGCCACGAATCCTGTCAAGGTCTACGAGTACCTTGCAGCCGGAAAGCCAGTCGTTGCAACGCAACTCCCCGAAATGTCGCAGTTCTCAAGTCTTGTTTATTGCGCAGACTCGGCCGAAGCGTTTGAGGCGGCGCTGAGAGAGGCTTTGAGTGGCGAAGGTGAGACTTCGGAGCTGATTGATCGTCGTATTGCGTTTGCTGCGTCCAACACCTGGGCTGAGCGAGCTCGGGTACTTATAGAAGCGACGGAGGCCATTCCCGCCCCGCGAGTTAGCGTGATTGTGCTGTGCTACAACAACCTTGCCCTGACGAAGGCCTGTCTTGCCAGCGTGCTTGAACGCAGTGATTACCCGAACCTCGAACTGATCGTAGTTGATAACGCGTCTACGGACGGTACGCCGGATTTCCTGCGAACCTTTGCAAATCAGCACCCAAGCGCGATTGTCATTCTGAACGAAAAGAACCTTGGCTATGCTGCAGGCAACAACGTTGGCATCCATGCGGCGACGGGTGACTACATTGTCTTGCTGAACAACGACACCGTCGTTACCACTGGTTGGGTGCGCACGCTGGTCCGCCATTTCGAACGAACACCTGGCATCGGTCTACTTGGTCCGGTCACGAACAGCATCGGGAACGAGGCAAAGATTGACATCGCCTACGATAGTCTTGAACACATGGAGGGAATGAGTCAGTGCTACACCCTCGCCCACGCCGGGCGCTCGCGCCCGATGCGGACACTTGCCTTTTTTTGCGTGATGCTCCCGAGAGCAGCGATTGATCGGTGTGGCGTCCTGTGCGAGGACTATGGTCTTGGTTGGTTTGAAGACGATGATTACTGCCGGCGCATTGAGAAGGCGGGGTTCGCGCTGCGCCTGGCTGAGGATGTGTTTGTCCATCACGAGCACTCGGCGTCTTTCGGACGCCTCCCGGAAGGTGAGCGCAGGAGGCTCTTCGAACGCAACAAGCAGATTTATGAGGAGAAGTGGGGCCCTTGGGCGCCGCACGAATATCGATGA
- a CDS encoding type II secretion system protein, with product MKRSAGFTLLEMLVVLAITSMVFALLMESLQQAFRIQLKLNEVTSDSTGGALADAWFRDLIEGLQPGERLSPQVFKGESTALSGLTLRPVSASSEGMPTQFTLSLVVDRQQQVTRLRYRDATLEAELHAFPSAEVRFVYQDDDGAEFEQWPPNRNDPPQIPALVRVVWGKSGADFGELVARPSGPVVPLPAAAGIFGIGGAP from the coding sequence ATGAAGCGTAGCGCTGGTTTCACCCTCTTGGAAATGCTGGTGGTGCTTGCAATCACCAGCATGGTTTTCGCGTTGCTGATGGAATCGCTCCAGCAAGCGTTCCGCATTCAGCTCAAGCTGAACGAGGTGACCTCGGATTCCACTGGCGGCGCCTTGGCTGATGCGTGGTTTCGCGATCTCATCGAAGGCTTGCAGCCGGGCGAACGTTTGAGCCCCCAGGTATTCAAAGGTGAGTCCACGGCGTTGTCGGGCCTGACGTTGCGGCCTGTGAGTGCCTCCAGCGAAGGCATGCCAACGCAGTTCACCCTGTCCTTGGTTGTTGACCGCCAGCAGCAAGTCACTCGCCTGCGCTACCGCGATGCAACGCTCGAGGCTGAACTGCATGCATTCCCGAGCGCGGAAGTCCGTTTCGTCTACCAAGACGATGACGGTGCTGAATTTGAACAGTGGCCGCCCAATCGTAACGATCCTCCGCAGATTCCCGCGCTTGTTCGCGTTGTTTGGGGCAAGTCTGGTGCCGATTTCGGCGAACTGGTTGCGCGGCCATCAGGTCCGGTAGTGCCCCTGCCCGCCGCGGCCGGGATTTTTGGAATTGGGGGCGCACCATGA
- a CDS encoding prepilin-type N-terminal cleavage/methylation domain-containing protein: MPMSESRPHARRSNVVVSGATGFTLLELLVVLLITSLLAGLAAPRISDALERRRIDNGFRLLERQISLLRQRLIASGGALKLTQDILEKPLTDGRPPFSLPEGFGVTIDREILFGANGACSGGDIVFVAPGGLQRRLILDPPFCLPRQAQ; the protein is encoded by the coding sequence ATGCCGATGTCGGAATCGCGCCCACACGCAAGGCGCAGTAACGTCGTCGTCTCCGGCGCGACGGGTTTTACGCTGCTCGAATTGCTGGTTGTGCTGCTGATCACCTCGCTTCTTGCGGGGCTGGCAGCGCCGCGAATATCGGATGCGCTTGAGCGCAGGCGCATCGACAATGGGTTTCGGCTCCTTGAGCGTCAGATTTCGTTGTTGAGGCAACGGCTTATCGCGTCGGGCGGGGCGCTCAAGCTCACTCAAGATATCCTGGAAAAGCCGTTGACCGATGGCCGTCCTCCGTTCTCCCTGCCTGAAGGCTTTGGCGTGACGATTGACCGCGAGATACTGTTTGGTGCCAACGGTGCATGTTCTGGCGGAGATATCGTCTTTGTCGCACCGGGCGGCTTGCAACGTCGACTCATCCTGGACCCACCGTTCTGCTTGCCGCGCCAGGCGCAGTAG
- a CDS encoding GspE/PulE family protein, producing MVLRSENATLGNGIVEVSARDEVPRLRIGELLLKAELISEEELDQALVMQQRAPGERIGALLIKRGAISEDAFLPVLAEQLGLRLLEPATLLEYKEAVRTTMAEARMALRWGRQHMVAVWRSDDEVLHVAAKDPIKSSMREIVRAQFPNAGLYAWQLCRTRDLERLFDEIERSEGARSVNLNELHHLKELAEEAPIVELVNSLFARATDARASDIHVEPEEFGFSVRARVDGVLKAIEAYSREKFDAVVSRIKLISELDIAERRLPQDGRFTIRAGGIESDVRVSVIPGVWGESIVMRLLPKERGGDFSLDALGMEPDHRAIFEHWISEPHGIVLVTGPTGSGKSTSLYTALTLANDRTNKIITVEDPVEFHLDGVTQIQVQPEIGYTFASALRAILRHDPDIVMIGEIRDLETAQIAVQASLTGHMVFSTLHTNDALSAFNRLIDMGVEPFLVASSLRGVLAQRLVRRLCPACSERGVATPEQVALLDRVLSLEQRALLGDANVRRPVGCDSCLGSGFRGRIGIYEFLPVSDSMRAAIAARSVTLDALTEGERAQWRTLSGDGLIKVWRGVTTFAEVMRVAGSEGV from the coding sequence ATGGTTCTTCGCTCAGAAAACGCTACGCTTGGCAACGGAATCGTGGAGGTAAGCGCTCGCGATGAAGTGCCGCGTCTGCGCATCGGCGAGTTGCTGCTCAAGGCCGAACTCATCTCCGAGGAGGAACTTGATCAGGCACTAGTGATGCAGCAGAGGGCTCCGGGCGAACGCATAGGCGCCCTGCTGATCAAGCGAGGTGCAATCTCTGAAGACGCCTTTCTGCCGGTTCTGGCCGAGCAACTCGGCCTTCGCCTGCTCGAGCCCGCCACCCTGCTTGAATACAAGGAGGCCGTGCGTACTACGATGGCCGAGGCCCGGATGGCCCTCCGTTGGGGGCGTCAGCACATGGTGGCCGTCTGGCGGTCAGACGACGAGGTTTTGCACGTCGCCGCCAAAGATCCGATCAAGTCCTCAATGCGCGAGATTGTTCGAGCACAGTTTCCAAATGCAGGCCTTTACGCTTGGCAGTTGTGTCGCACCCGCGATCTCGAACGGCTGTTCGATGAGATCGAACGCAGCGAGGGGGCGCGGAGCGTCAATCTGAACGAGCTCCATCATTTGAAAGAGCTCGCGGAAGAGGCGCCGATTGTTGAACTTGTCAATAGTCTGTTTGCGCGAGCAACCGACGCCCGCGCATCAGATATTCATGTGGAGCCCGAAGAGTTCGGGTTCAGCGTGAGGGCGCGGGTTGACGGTGTTCTGAAGGCGATCGAAGCTTATTCGCGGGAGAAGTTTGACGCTGTGGTATCGCGTATCAAACTTATCTCGGAACTTGATATTGCTGAACGCCGTCTGCCGCAGGATGGCCGCTTCACAATTCGCGCCGGTGGTATCGAATCTGATGTGCGCGTGTCGGTAATCCCTGGTGTATGGGGGGAGTCGATTGTCATGCGCTTGCTCCCAAAGGAGCGGGGAGGCGATTTCTCGCTCGACGCCTTGGGTATGGAACCGGATCACCGCGCGATCTTCGAGCACTGGATCTCAGAGCCGCACGGCATCGTCCTTGTCACAGGTCCCACTGGTTCCGGCAAGAGCACCTCGCTATACACTGCATTGACTCTCGCTAACGACCGCACGAACAAGATCATTACGGTCGAGGACCCCGTGGAGTTCCACCTCGATGGCGTCACCCAGATCCAGGTTCAACCTGAGATTGGTTACACCTTTGCGAGTGCGCTCCGGGCGATTCTGCGCCACGACCCGGATATAGTCATGATCGGCGAAATCCGCGATCTCGAAACCGCGCAGATTGCAGTGCAAGCGTCGTTGACCGGCCATATGGTCTTTTCCACCTTGCACACGAACGATGCGTTGTCAGCCTTCAATCGATTGATCGATATGGGCGTCGAACCGTTTCTGGTTGCATCATCGTTGCGCGGTGTGCTCGCTCAGCGCCTCGTGCGGCGACTCTGCCCCGCGTGTTCGGAGCGTGGCGTTGCAACGCCCGAGCAAGTTGCATTGCTCGATAGGGTGCTTTCGCTCGAGCAACGTGCGTTGCTGGGCGATGCAAATGTCAGGCGCCCGGTCGGTTGTGATAGCTGCCTTGGTAGCGGGTTTCGAGGGCGGATTGGTATCTATGAATTCCTCCCGGTCTCCGACAGCATGAGAGCTGCAATCGCAGCTCGCAGCGTTACATTGGACGCGCTTACCGAGGGGGAGAGGGCGCAATGGCGAACCTTGTCAGGCGACGGGCTGATCAAGGTCTGGCGTGGCGTAACGACGTTCGCCGAAGTCATGCGCGTCGCAGGCAGTGAAGGGGTTTGA